Proteins encoded together in one Salvelinus namaycush isolate Seneca chromosome 26, SaNama_1.0, whole genome shotgun sequence window:
- the LOC120021797 gene encoding sterile alpha motif domain-containing protein 9-like, whose protein sequence is MAGKVILTLPKAGGGGIPLESEFRDSLSFLDVLSANEFEGEQIDPAVALQTESDFYKGTPPKWMNFYLADEKADSDSSATHTEKGKAVGIIKREGYEELREQIMVHRQSHWSTNTINLQHETGSGGTTLAMQVLWDLRKQLRCTVLVNPSTDKTFNAKQAQKDLSLDTKAIAKQVIRLFETGGPEKQNTVLLLQDNEHLNNSLQDSLTREIKEQNIHAKFPVVIIIHCMRMVSLGENADGKTKEEERRHQIHERTKTKKETKTKKETKTIVVLRTQLSDSEKVSFENKEEELRMYHGQKLIMFYSFNIMQSDFSKAYVKETLSSEKGMKIISFVKANKTSRKTKLFAFLVLLNSYVPGSYLLQSQCESFLGHPDSLDVGVIQPFSDLMVAFSRKKGEDKHVHMAHSLIAHQCVELLAEAGVTRSETILDFLKFVAKAQIQLSLFQYFKDMLTKRETTPEGQDMFSRLIQDIEDKEGIHTCLTVLKNASDTFMLDPFYPQALARFYYIKVRHYDKAEKEAIEAKRREPTNSFIADTLGQVHKNNLKTKHVQSRAKNTLFYAEKAIKAFKQEEEMAEKDKGTGIEDYSIFNNRGHFGFLQVANTIFYSLTKITQTWKSLLTQEKPAEHLPQLFKDRKLEKYKPLLASLRDDVERKWEFFERYLTYSEPSTLRDQPPYFHRDINDCYTKYTSTPRPFHAQKPGGVQFQKLQEKKASTFPGLLSCVNQNTSKSELQHVTELWRTIYDQKEKRGNVNIVCNYILANIIQTNGPVTFPEPTILPQLRAILQKFMNEDNGELWTPEFYLLVLLLFWPEEAREEDGTNDIDFNMYVGLMKRAYNNKYKKYLRSRELVSLFYLGKGDGLRRLVFKFKKDNQCEQSETEEKPGQSFQNQLLRVNGVVRENKAFVHIADKEIEICPKNQASVWKDGNISFYLGFNISGPVAFDIKYTLHRVGSEANVQKQLDDTTGSEGTMIEESKTLNQGIPMGCKTCRHIQDSTNWLQVRPSVSMEGGEKMYRHPSPKGCYECTVSGLRWVCESNVILKYHYRNWEPYRQHLKHMQYTQGGPLLDITMEFGELEEVHLPHFICLGSNPSLGNNMKILHVEEHEVSFEEVHEVTRFHVKLLRPKFSALSLSYPFFWDVEVHCNVVLYLSVTEETLISRLYLLLRNSSQQDAVQKQEEDQTAKGYSRFLLSSPNGPLKLNSYFVLQNPHARPIKPEKIQLLPEGNEPSHFKMVMDNTGIDIQMELIGDDGNTVWDDILWKAEYSDDTRSMSLTSAVTFLKNHRAGIIQRATNAMPIADYLLTKGMISDEDYAKIEFENTVQDKFRKLLKCAIKEPKVASGFLKVFKEQSPHLFEDLQKPGT, encoded by the exons ATGGCTGGCAAAGTAATATTAACCCTTCCCAAGGCTGGAGGGGGTGGAATTCCACTGGAGAGTGAATTCAGGGACTCACTCTCATTTCTAGATGTCTTGAGTGCAAATGAGTTTGAAGGAGAGCAAATCGACCCAGCAGTTGCATTGCAGACGGAGTCTGATTTTTACAAGGGAACCCCACCCAAATGGATGAACTTTTACCTGGCTGATGAGAAGGCAGACTCTGATAGCAGTGCCACACATACAGAAAAAGGAAAGGCTGTTGGTATTATCAAGAGGGAAGGCTATGAGGAACTTAGGGAGCAGATTATGGTACATCGACAGAGCCACTGGAGCACAAACACCATTAATCTTCAGCATGAGACAGGCAGTGGGGGGACCACCCTGGCCATGCAGGTACTCTGGGACCTCAGGAAACAGCTCAGGTGTACTGTTCTGGTCAACCCTTCAACTGACAAGACGTTTAATGCCAAACAAGCACAGAAAGACCTCAGTTTAGATACTAAGGCAATTGCCAAACAGGTGATAAGACTTTTTGAAACAGGTGGTCCAGAAAAACAGAACACTGTGCTCCTCTTGCAGGACAACGAACACCTGAATAATTCTCTACAGGACAGCCTCACCAGAGAAATAAAAGAGCAAAATATACATGCTAAATTCCCTGTGGTCATTATCATACATTGCATGCGCATGGTCAGCCTTGGTGAAAATGCTGATGGGAAGACTAAAGAGGAAGAAAGAAGACACCAAATCCATGAAAGGACCAAAACCAAAAAAGAGACCAAGACCAAAAAAGAGACCAAGACCATAGTCGTCCTCAGAACTCAACTGTCAGACTCCGAGAAAGTCAGCTTTGAAAACAAAGAAGAGGAGCTGCGAATGTACCATGGACAGAAACTAATCATGTTTTACAGCTTTAATATAATGCAATCTGACTTCAGTAAAGCATATGTGAAAGAAACACTTAGTTCAGAAAAAGGAATGAAAATCATTTCATTTGTGAAGGCAAACAAAACATCCCGCAAAACCAAACTTTTTGCGTTTCTTGTGCTGCTAAATTCCTATGTTCCTGGCTCCTATCTGTTGCAGTCACAGTGTGAGTCATTCCTCGGGCATCCAGACTCTTTGGATGTGGGGGTCATACAGCCTTTCAGCGATCTCATGGTGGCATTCTCTaggaagaagggagaggacaaACATGTTCACATGGCACACTCACTCATAGCTCATCAATGTGTTGAGTTATTGGCCGAGGCTGGTGTGACCAGGAGCGAGACAATACTGGACTTTCTGAAGTTTGTAGCCAAAGCTCAAATCCAGCTATCCTTGTTCCAGTACTTCAAAGACATGCTAACTAAGAGGGAAACAACCCCAGAGGGACAGGATATGTTTTCCAGATTGATCCAAGATATTGAGGACAAAGAAGGCATTCACACTTGTTTAACTGTCTTGAAAAATGCATCAGATACATTCATGCTTGATCCGTTTTACCCCCAAGCTCTTGCTCGCTTTTACTACATCAAAGTGAGGCACTATGACAAAGCTGAGAAGGAGGCTATAGAGGCTAAAAGGAGAGAGCCCACCAATTCATTTATTGCCGATACACTGGGACAAGTCCATAAGAATAATTTGAAGACCAAACATGTGCAATCACGTGCAAAGAACACTTTGTTCTATGCAGAAAAGGCCATCAAGGCCTTCAAACAGGAGGAAGAGATGGCTGAAAAAGATAAGGGAACTGGCATAGAAGATTACAGCATCTTTAACAATAGGGGGCACTTTGGCTTTTTGCAGGTTGCGAACACTATTTTTTATTCCCTTACCAAGATCACCCAAACATGGAAAAGTCTCCTCACCCAGGAAAAGCCAGCAGAACATCTTCCTCAACTATTTAAAGATAGAAAACTTGAGAAGTACAAGCCTCTCCTCGCCAGTCTCAGAGATGATGTTGAAAGGAAATGGGAGTTTTTTGAGAGATACCTCACTTACTCTGAGCCCAGTACCTTAAGGGACCAGCCACCATACTTTCATCGAGATATCAATGATTGCTATACGAAGTACACGAGTACACCCAGACCGTTCCATGCACAGAAACCAGGGGGAGTACAGTTTCAGAAACTTCAAGAGAAAAAGGCCTCTACCTTTCCTGGACTGCTCTCCTGTGTCAATCAAAACACCAGTAAGTCTGAGTTGCAACACGTCACAGAATTGTGGAGAACTATCTATGATCAAAAAGAAAAACGTGGCAATGTGAACATTGTCTGTAATTACATCCTGGCCAACATCATCCAGACCAACGGGCCAGTGACATTTCCAGAACCCACAATTCTACCACAACTAAGAGCCATTCTTCAGAAGTTCATGAACGAAGACAATGGAGAACTCTGGACCCCAGAGTTTTACCTCCTTGTCCTGCTGCTGTTTTGGCCTGAGGAAgcaagagaggaggatggcaccAACGACATTGACTTCAACATGTATGTTGGGCTTATGAAACGTGCATATAACAACAAATACAAGAAGTATCTTCGATCCAGAGAACTTGTGTCCCTGTTCTACCTGGGAAAGGGTGACGGTTTGAGAAGACTTGTTTTCAAATTTAAAAAAGACAACCAATGTGAACAGTCTGAGACGGAGGAGAAACCAGGGCAGAGTTTTCAAAACCAACTTCTTCGTGTCAATGGAGTGGTCAGAGAGAATAAGGCATTTGTCCATATTGCAGACAAAGAGATTGAGATTTGTCCCAAAAATCAGGCCAGTGTGTGGAAGGATGGCAACATCTCATTTTACCTTGGCTTCAATATCAGTGGCCCTGTGGCTTTTGACATAAAGTACACATTACACAGAGTAGGATCCGAAGCAAATGTTCAGAAACAATTGGATGATACCACTGGATCAGAGGGAACCATGATAGAAGAATCAAAAACATTAAATCAAG GGATTCCAATGGGCTGTAAGACTTGTAGACACATTCAG gacTCCACAAACTGGCTTCAGGTTAGACCATCAGTCTCCATGGAAGGCGGAGAGAAAATGTACAG GCACCCGTCTCCCAAAGGGTGCTATGAGTGCACAGTGTCTGGACTGCGCTGGGTGTGTGAGAGCAATGTCATTCTGAAGTACCACTACAGGAACTGGGAACCCTACAGGCAACATCTGAAACACATGCAGTACACACAAGGTGGTCCATTGCTGGACATCACTATGGAGTTTGGTGAACTGGAGGAAGTTCATCTGCCACACTTCATCTGTTTAG GGTCCAACCCTTCCCTGGGGAATAACATGAAGATTCTTCATGTAGAGGAACATGAAGTGTCTTTCGAGGAAGTGCATGAGGTCACCCGATTCCATGTTAAGCTTCTTCGTCCTAAGTTCTCAGCTCTCTCACTGAGCTATCCCTTTTTTTGGGATGTAGAAGTACACTGTAATGTGGTACTCTATCTGTCAGTGACAGAGGAAACACTAATTTCACGGCTGTACCTGCTCCTGAGGAACTCCAGTCAACAAGAT GCTGTGCAGAAACAGGAGGAAGATCAGACGGCCAAAGGATATTCCAGATTTCTCCTATCAAGTCCAAATGGCCCCCTAAAGCTGAATAGTTATTTTGTGCTCCAAAATCCCCATGCCAGACCTATCAAACCAGAG AAGATTCAGCTGTTACCTGAAGGCAACGAACCAAGCCATTTTAAGATGGTTATGGATAATACAGGGATTGACATTCAGATGGAGTTAATCGGAGATGATGGAAATACAGTATGGGATGATATACTATGGAAAG CGGAATACAGCGATGACACTCGTTCAATGT CATTAACATCAGCTGTGACGTTTCTAAAGAACCACAGAGCTGGAATCATTCAGAGGGCCACAAATGCTATGCCAATAGCAGATTATCTGCTTACAAAAGGCATGATTAGTGACGAAGATTACGCGAAAATAGAATTTGAAAACACTGTTCAGGACAAATTTAGGAAACTACTGAAATGTGCGATTAAAGAACCAAAGGTGGCGTCTGGTTTCCTCAAAGTCTTCAAGGAACAGAGTCCCCATCTCTTTGAGGACTTGCAAAAACCTGG AACCTAA